A stretch of DNA from Candidatus Abyssobacteria bacterium SURF_5:
AAACGCAGAATTGGGGAGAATGGTAGAAGTATTCCGACTTCTTTACAGTCATACAAATGGTGGGAGAATAACGATTTGAGCTGGATTGGGAGGAACTATTTCAGTTGGATTCTGAGGAGATGAAGATCATCCGCAATTTCACAGGTTATCAATAATTCGTTCAAGAAGAAATTGCTGGAAACGGTCCGGGTCGACCCATACGGCCACATGTGCGTTCGGCCGGCCAGCCTCTCCCCGAAAAAACGGCCGCAGATCGGTTACGCTCATGCCGGACGTCAGGGTTCCGTCCGTCTCGATATCGACATGCACGAATTTGGTGCCAACAGACGACCTGTCGATCGCGACCATGACCGCGAGCGCGTCATGCAGCGGGCAACCGTGATAGCCTTCCCGCTCGCGGTATACGTTCATCACGCGCTCGGTCGAATCCTGCAGGAAACGATTGAGGCGCGTCCTCTTCTTAGCGGCCTGGAGCAGCCGATGCCTGCTGAGGCGCGCGTTGCGGGTGACATCGAGCCCCACAAGGACAACAGGAATTCCCGACTGGATCACCTGTCTCGCGGCCTCGGGATCGCAATAGAAATTGAATTCGGCGGCGGGAGTTACATTTCCTGGAACCGAATATGCGCCGCCCATCGTAATGATTTCCCTGATATTGTGCGAGAGACGGGGATCGAGCTCGAGAGCGAGTGCGACGTTTGTCAGCGGCCCGAGGGTGATCAGTGTTATCTCGCCTGCGTACCTGGCCGCGACCTCGCATATCAGCTCGGGCGCGTACATTTTGCGGGGCTTTATATGCGGCGGCGGATATCTGTGTTTTCCACTCCTATCCTTCAGGAATGAAATCTCCCCCAATCCATCACGCCCGTGGATGGACTCGCTGGAAAACGGCGCTCTCTTAAGCGGCTTATCGGCGCCGGGAACAACGGGCGGACTATCCGGGAGTCCCAGGATCTCCACGATTCGCAGCGCGTTCTGTGTGCATCTCTTCAGGCTGACGTTGCCGTTGACAACGGTGATGGCTTCCACCCGCAGTTCGGGTGACCTCAGCGCCAGCACGAGCGCAAGCGCGTCGTCCACCCCCGGATCAGTATCAATGATTACCGGCTTTGGGTTTGTCATATGTAGTTTCCGCAGACCAAGTCCTGGCATTCACGAGTCGGTGAGACGATTCTACCACCTGTCAATTCGGGCGTCAAACGAAAGTGCGCCTGCAATCGCATCATCCGGCGTAGAGGAGAAGCCGCCGGCGTCCGAAAATGCGCGATCAAAGACGAAAATCCCGGCATGGGAATGCAAAAGGCGCCCCCATGGGGCGCCTTTTTCTCCCACGCGCTTTTCGTTGCGACGCTTCCTATCCCTCACCTGCTCCAATTAGCGGCAGAGTCTTGTCGATTCGAAAATAAACGAGAAATTCGTCTTCGTCTTTCAGTTCCTCGTAACTGCGCCTTCGAATGGCATCGATCTCTTTCGCATTCTTAACTTCCTTCGTCTTGGTGAGGAAGAACCTCTTGCCGACATAGTGGTCGCCGTCTTCCATGAACAGGTAGGCCGCACGAGGATTGGATTGCAGGTTCTGATGTGTCAGCCGGTCGGCCATGATGAACGCAATGGTGTCTCCGTCAAGAACATGAGGTCGCGCGTATACCGCCGCGTCGACCCGACCCTCTGAATCCGATGTCGCGAGAACGCCTCGCCCCTGCTTGCTTTCAAAATATTCTTTCAGATTCATTTCCTTTCCTCCCATTACAGGTGGAATCAGAAGCAACGGACTGCGCTGTCAGCCGCCCTGAACGTTGTCGAACGCCTGTTTCGGAACATCTGCGTGAATCGAACCGACTTCGTCCGCCTCCAGCGTCTCGGCATCTGCGGGAACCTTGATGAAGTAAAACTCATAGGCATCCCCATTGACAGCAACTCGCACGTCAGCCTCATGGTGCTCGGCATAATCCCTCGGGCATTTCCAGTTCTCCTGCGAACACACTTCCTGCGGAGCACCGGTGCCCCGAGCCTTGTCATACCATGAGAGCAGAGAAAAATGCCCGCCGAACTCGGAGACAGCGTTTCGAGCCTCTTTTTCCGCATCTTCCAGGCTGGTTATATCTTTGAGAACCAATTCTATGTTCTTCATGTTTTCATTCCCCATGTTTAACAGTGTTTTTCGACTAATTTCACCTAATTTGTCTTGTTGCATGAATCATACCAAACTCGATCCGCACACATACTAAAATGCAGAGCTTTCTAACCCTTTGTCAATTAAGCATTAAGCGAGAGACTCCAAGGGGCCGACGCAGGAGCGGTTTTGCTATCAAGCCGTCGCTGCTTCAAATAAGTACAAGTAACCGGGTTTCAATCTGATACTTTTCCTGGATTTGACCGGGACGGACCGGAATGAGCGAAAGATTTTGGTGCATGAATTTGAATTATGTGCGCAGTGGATAAGTCTAAGAAGTGACACACAATCGTTTTTCCGTAAGGCGGGAAAGAGGTTTAATTCGTGATGAAAATTACGCAGCTTTCTGATATAATTCTGTTCACTCTTGCTCTCCTGTGAGAGAGCTAACCAAAGGAATTGGCAGGTTGATCAACCCTGATGCCGGCAACGGTATATACCCGGACAGACTGGCCGGGACAACAACGGGATTTGGAAATGGAAAGGCGGGCATAAATATGGATATGAAGAAAGGTCTGATAATTCTGGCGGGCGTCTTTCTTTCGGCATCTTGTGCGGACATGCAGAACTGGCAAAAGGGGGCGGCCCTTGGAGGCGCCGTGGGCGCCGGCACGGGGGCGGTCATCGGGCATCAATCGGATCATGCCGGAGAAGGCGCGCTTATTGGCGGCGCGGTGGGCGCAGTTGCCGGCGGATTGATCGGGCGCCAATTGGATCAGCAACAAGCCGAGCTGAGCCAGATTGCCGAGGTCCAGCGGACGAGTGAAGATGAACTCGTCGTTATTATGCGCGAACAAATCCTGTTTGATGTCAACGAGTATTCCTTGAAACCGGGCGCCGAAGACAATCTCACGAAAATTTCAGACGTAGTGGTTCGCTATCCCGATTTCAACATAATCGTTGAAGGCCACACCGACAGCACGGGCACCGATCAGTATAATCAAACGCTTTCCGAAAGAAGGGCCGAGGCTGTCGCAAACGCTCTTATCGCCAGAGGCGTTGATCCGGCTCGCATCCAGACCATCGGATACGGCGAAATGCGGCCGGTCGCAACCAATGAAACGCCCGAAGGCCGCCAGCAGAACCGGCGTGTCGAACTTCACATAAAGCCAAAAGAAGGCATGTGATTCGAGGGCCGCAGGAGCGGCCGCCAAATCTTTCACGCGCACTTTTTATTGATGATCTTGACGCATTTTTCGATTTGACGGGAGGGGACTATTTTGATATCATAAAAAACGGGTGCAACGGGAGGAAAGTCATGAAGAAGAGTCAGCAGCCGGATGTCCTTATTTATGAGAAATTAAATCTGGTTCCCTCCTATGTCGATGTTGAAGTCGTCCTCGAAGATCTCGCATATATGGACGAGCATATCAAGACAACGATCCCGGCCGAAGAACGTTTACGCATCCTTGCCAGCGGACTATATCGGCGACGTTTCTTCGACTCGGGCGATGACTGTATGGAA
This window harbors:
- a CDS encoding OmpA family protein, which gives rise to MINPDAGNGIYPDRLAGTTTGFGNGKAGINMDMKKGLIILAGVFLSASCADMQNWQKGAALGGAVGAGTGAVIGHQSDHAGEGALIGGAVGAVAGGLIGRQLDQQQAELSQIAEVQRTSEDELVVIMREQILFDVNEYSLKPGAEDNLTKISDVVVRYPDFNIIVEGHTDSTGTDQYNQTLSERRAEAVANALIARGVDPARIQTIGYGEMRPVATNETPEGRQQNRRVELHIKPKEGM
- a CDS encoding nucleoside hydrolase is translated as MPGLGLRKLHMTNPKPVIIDTDPGVDDALALVLALRSPELRVEAITVVNGNVSLKRCTQNALRIVEILGLPDSPPVVPGADKPLKRAPFSSESIHGRDGLGEISFLKDRSGKHRYPPPHIKPRKMYAPELICEVAARYAGEITLITLGPLTNVALALELDPRLSHNIREIITMGGAYSVPGNVTPAAEFNFYCDPEAARQVIQSGIPVVLVGLDVTRNARLSRHRLLQAAKKRTRLNRFLQDSTERVMNVYREREGYHGCPLHDALAVMVAIDRSSVGTKFVHVDIETDGTLTSGMSVTDLRPFFRGEAGRPNAHVAVWVDPDRFQQFLLERIIDNL
- a CDS encoding pyridoxamine 5'-phosphate oxidase family protein, translating into MNLKEYFESKQGRGVLATSDSEGRVDAAVYARPHVLDGDTIAFIMADRLTHQNLQSNPRAAYLFMEDGDHYVGKRFFLTKTKEVKNAKEIDAIRRRSYEELKDEDEFLVYFRIDKTLPLIGAGEG